One region of Carassius auratus strain Wakin unplaced genomic scaffold, ASM336829v1 scaf_tig00215205, whole genome shotgun sequence genomic DNA includes:
- the LOC113093936 gene encoding uncharacterized protein LOC113093936 isoform X1 — translation MAQENNSHFLTIPSQEDLFRTVRPERFEDNSNDEDEEETEEDVRLIPRSSPIPRKRGTSIADETAEYMRIRLALPTRSVSFADSSGAELVDVRLFVPFDSDDEDDARWEEEKARYRKAYREPTYRVWPEFQPLTGAELVHAVHSNKLEVESVTSVPDEPLSFEVLIRVLNISFKKSVYARSTMDGWISHFDYPAEYVQGSNEGETDKFSVKLAFASPYLFNGARIDFVLRYETADGEFWANNSGRNYSVTLLQSFEDDTILTTTEDTTELRGILKPPRYRADIGFDDSDDREEDADLSSTKCEAAENQASSAQPVTVQPEIDIETAKNSSISPEFTRTSSTAGCPQFTLDTPPGEPLALESMSSNSLPQTEESGLQPSTLSVPQSRSTQQFSEPQDQFYNVGPSLPLPLRSVLVHHYDHPETSKDEFEDSSKPDQSLHPQKDYFHSDMLAQVPFELGQPSLAGLPDMPQIQEEGMQNVKDRTDVKEKDDILTDVPEEPSRNAEEDKTGTYFHMLEEAKQLLASNEVNNAVKDLEECNLSEGSQPPLEEGILEQKLELVSSVPVETTKTTEVESTKMDEEETDGLVPSHLGPTRKDKESQSFLIHPVFNKPETIQHQQEEGLVLDPSMLASVLPDDPHLDNQTVSMCIPEHPVSKPEKPELISISETLPTAFNLQPSTVNSSEDELIFEGGEPSTAPYQTCEDPGTLHTLPRHGTKLSQISKDATLETCLVVPATFFTVVICLAVGIQEPSFFLWVGLFLFLVYK, via the exons ATGGCGCAGGAGAATAATAGTCATTTCCTAACTATCCCCTCACAAGAGGATCTTTTCAGGACTGTGAGGCCAGAGCGTTTCGAAGACAACAGtaatgatgaggatgaggaagaaaCGGAGGAAGACGTCAGGCTAATACCGAGGTCTTCTCCTATTCCCAGAAAGCGAGGCACTTCGATTGCGGATGAAACCGCCGAGTACATGCGAATTCGCCTGGCGTTACCGACCAGAAGCGTGTCGTTTGCAGACAGTTCGGGAGCCGAGCTGGTCGATGTCAGATTGTTTGTCCCGTTTGATTCAGATGACGAGGACGATGCAAGATGGGAGGAAGAGAAGGCGCGGTACCGAAAAGCCTACCGTGAGCCCACTTACCGTGTGTGGCCGGAGTTCCAGCCGCTCACCGGAGCAGAGCTCGTGCACGCTGTCCACAGCAACAAGCTGGAAGTGGAGAGCGTGACATCTGTGCCAGACGAGCCTCTGTCATTCGAGGTGCTTATTCGTGTGctcaacatttcttttaaaaaatcagtttatGCCCGGTCCACGATGGATGGTTGGATCAGTCACTTTGATTACCCAGCCGAGTACGTCCAGGGCTCAAACGAAGGCGAAACGGACAAGTTCTCCGTGAAACTGGCCTTCGCTTCACCGTATCTGTTCAACGGAGCGCGGATTGATTTTGTTTTGCGCTATGAGACGGCAGATGGAGAGTTTTGGGCAAACAACTCAGGCAGGAATTACTCGGTTACTCTCTTACAGTCATTTGAAGACGACACAATCCTGACCACCACAGAGGACACAACAGAGCTGAGAGGGATCCTGAAACCTCCCAGATACAG AGCTGACATTGGTTTTGACGACTCTGATGACAGAGAAGAAGATG caGATCTGAGCAGCACTAAGTGTGAAGCAGCAGAGAATCAAGCGTCTTCTGCACAGCCGGTTACAGTCCAGCCAGAGATCGACATCGAG ACTGCCAAGAATTCGTCCATTTCTCCAGAATTCACCAGAACCTCCTCCACAGCTGGATGTCCTCAGTTCACTTTAGATACTCCCCCTGGAGAACCACTTGCACTAGAATCAATGTCATCCAATAGTTTACCACAAACAGAAGAGTCTGGACTTCAGCCGTCAACTCTATCCGTCCCCCAGTCGCGTTCAACACAGCAGTTCTCTGAGCCACAAGATCAATTCTATAATGTTGGTCCTTCCTTGCCCCTTCCCCTTCGTTCAGTCCTCGTACACCATTATGATCACCCAGAGACATCCAAGGATGAATTTGAGGATTCAAGTAAACCTGACCAATCCCTTCATCCACAAAAGGATTATTTTCACAGTGATATGTTAGCGCAAGTGCCTTTCGAGTTAGGCCAACCATCACTGGCTGGGCTTCCAGACATGCCACAAATCCAGGAAGAAGGTATGCAGAATGTTAAGGATAGGACAGATGTTAAGGAAAAGGATGACATATTGACAGATGTGCCTGAAGAACCGAGTAGGAATGCAGAAGAAGATAAAACAGGGACTTACTTTCACATGTTGGAAGAAGCCAAGCAGCTTCTTGCATCAAATGAGGTAAACAATGCCGTTAAAGATCTGGAAGAGTGCAATTTATCAGAGGGATCACAGCCCCCCCTGGAGGAAGGAATTCTAGAACAGAAACTAGAACTTGTCTCTTCAGTCCCAGTCGAGACCACTAAGACAACTGAGGTGGAAAGTACCAAGATGGATGAGGAGGAAACAGATGGTTTGGTACCCTCTCATTTAGGTCCCACAAGAAAGGACAAAGAATCTCAAAGTTTTCTCATCCATCCAGTCTTTAATAAGCCAGAAACCATACAACATCAGCAAGAGGAAGGACTTGTCTTGGATCCCAGCATGTTGGCCTCAGTCCTCCCTGATGATCCACACCTTGATAACCAAACTGTTTCCATGTGTATTCCAGAGCATCCAGTGAGCAAACCAGAAAAGCCAGAGCTGATCAGCATTTCTGAAACATTACCAACAGCCTTCAATCTTCAACCTTCAACTGTTAACTCTTCAGAAGATGAATTAATTTTTGAGGGTGGTGAACCTTCTACTGCTCCATATCAGACATGTGAAGACCCTGGAACCCTGCACACACTGCCCAGACACGGCACTAAACTATCTCAAATATCAAAGGATGCGACTCTGGAGACATGTCTGGTGGTCCCTGCAACCTTCTTCACTGTTGTTATTTGCCTGGCTGTTGGGATTCAAGAGCCCAGCTTTTTTCTGTGGGTGGGATTATTCCTGTTTCTTGTCTATAAATAG
- the LOC113093936 gene encoding protein phosphatase 1 regulatory subunit 3A-like isoform X3 → MAQENNSHFLTIPSQEDLFRTVRPERFEDNSNDEDEEETEEDVRLIPRSSPIPRKRGTSIADETAEYMRIRLALPTRSVSFADSSGAELVDVRLFVPFDSDDEDDARWEEEKARYRKAYREPTYRVWPEFQPLTGAELVHAVHSNKLEVESVTSVPDEPLSFEVLIRVLNISFKKSVYARSTMDGWISHFDYPAEYVQGSNEGETDKFSVKLAFASPYLFNGARIDFVLRYETADGEFWANNSGRNYSVTLLQSFEDDTILTTTEDTTELRGILKPPRYRADIGFDDSDDREEDADLSSTKCEAAENQASSAQPVTVQPEIDIELIEASAST, encoded by the exons ATGGCGCAGGAGAATAATAGTCATTTCCTAACTATCCCCTCACAAGAGGATCTTTTCAGGACTGTGAGGCCAGAGCGTTTCGAAGACAACAGtaatgatgaggatgaggaagaaaCGGAGGAAGACGTCAGGCTAATACCGAGGTCTTCTCCTATTCCCAGAAAGCGAGGCACTTCGATTGCGGATGAAACCGCCGAGTACATGCGAATTCGCCTGGCGTTACCGACCAGAAGCGTGTCGTTTGCAGACAGTTCGGGAGCCGAGCTGGTCGATGTCAGATTGTTTGTCCCGTTTGATTCAGATGACGAGGACGATGCAAGATGGGAGGAAGAGAAGGCGCGGTACCGAAAAGCCTACCGTGAGCCCACTTACCGTGTGTGGCCGGAGTTCCAGCCGCTCACCGGAGCAGAGCTCGTGCACGCTGTCCACAGCAACAAGCTGGAAGTGGAGAGCGTGACATCTGTGCCAGACGAGCCTCTGTCATTCGAGGTGCTTATTCGTGTGctcaacatttcttttaaaaaatcagtttatGCCCGGTCCACGATGGATGGTTGGATCAGTCACTTTGATTACCCAGCCGAGTACGTCCAGGGCTCAAACGAAGGCGAAACGGACAAGTTCTCCGTGAAACTGGCCTTCGCTTCACCGTATCTGTTCAACGGAGCGCGGATTGATTTTGTTTTGCGCTATGAGACGGCAGATGGAGAGTTTTGGGCAAACAACTCAGGCAGGAATTACTCGGTTACTCTCTTACAGTCATTTGAAGACGACACAATCCTGACCACCACAGAGGACACAACAGAGCTGAGAGGGATCCTGAAACCTCCCAGATACAG AGCTGACATTGGTTTTGACGACTCTGATGACAGAGAAGAAGATG caGATCTGAGCAGCACTAAGTGTGAAGCAGCAGAGAATCAAGCGTCTTCTGCACAGCCGGTTACAGTCCAGCCAGAGATCGACATCGAG CTCATTGAAGCTTCAGCATCAACTTAG
- the LOC113093936 gene encoding protein phosphatase 1 regulatory subunit 3A-like isoform X4 translates to MAQENNSHFLTIPSQEDLFRTVRPERFEDNSNDEDEEETEEDVRLIPRSSPIPRKRGTSIADETAEYMRIRLALPTRSVSFADSSGAELVDVRLFVPFDSDDEDDARWEEEKARYRKAYREPTYRVWPEFQPLTGAELVHAVHSNKLEVESVTSVPDEPLSFEVLIRVLNISFKKSVYARSTMDGWISHFDYPAEYVQGSNEGETDKFSVKLAFASPYLFNGARIDFVLRYETADGEFWANNSGRNYSVTLLQSFEDDTILTTTEDTTELRGILKPPRYRADIGFDDSDDREEDDLSSTKCEAAENQASSAQPVTVQPEIDIELIEASAST, encoded by the exons ATGGCGCAGGAGAATAATAGTCATTTCCTAACTATCCCCTCACAAGAGGATCTTTTCAGGACTGTGAGGCCAGAGCGTTTCGAAGACAACAGtaatgatgaggatgaggaagaaaCGGAGGAAGACGTCAGGCTAATACCGAGGTCTTCTCCTATTCCCAGAAAGCGAGGCACTTCGATTGCGGATGAAACCGCCGAGTACATGCGAATTCGCCTGGCGTTACCGACCAGAAGCGTGTCGTTTGCAGACAGTTCGGGAGCCGAGCTGGTCGATGTCAGATTGTTTGTCCCGTTTGATTCAGATGACGAGGACGATGCAAGATGGGAGGAAGAGAAGGCGCGGTACCGAAAAGCCTACCGTGAGCCCACTTACCGTGTGTGGCCGGAGTTCCAGCCGCTCACCGGAGCAGAGCTCGTGCACGCTGTCCACAGCAACAAGCTGGAAGTGGAGAGCGTGACATCTGTGCCAGACGAGCCTCTGTCATTCGAGGTGCTTATTCGTGTGctcaacatttcttttaaaaaatcagtttatGCCCGGTCCACGATGGATGGTTGGATCAGTCACTTTGATTACCCAGCCGAGTACGTCCAGGGCTCAAACGAAGGCGAAACGGACAAGTTCTCCGTGAAACTGGCCTTCGCTTCACCGTATCTGTTCAACGGAGCGCGGATTGATTTTGTTTTGCGCTATGAGACGGCAGATGGAGAGTTTTGGGCAAACAACTCAGGCAGGAATTACTCGGTTACTCTCTTACAGTCATTTGAAGACGACACAATCCTGACCACCACAGAGGACACAACAGAGCTGAGAGGGATCCTGAAACCTCCCAGATACAG AGCTGACATTGGTTTTGACGACTCTGATGACAGAGAAGAAGATG ATCTGAGCAGCACTAAGTGTGAAGCAGCAGAGAATCAAGCGTCTTCTGCACAGCCGGTTACAGTCCAGCCAGAGATCGACATCGAG CTCATTGAAGCTTCAGCATCAACTTAG
- the LOC113093936 gene encoding uncharacterized protein LOC113093936 isoform X2: MAQENNSHFLTIPSQEDLFRTVRPERFEDNSNDEDEEETEEDVRLIPRSSPIPRKRGTSIADETAEYMRIRLALPTRSVSFADSSGAELVDVRLFVPFDSDDEDDARWEEEKARYRKAYREPTYRVWPEFQPLTGAELVHAVHSNKLEVESVTSVPDEPLSFEVLIRVLNISFKKSVYARSTMDGWISHFDYPAEYVQGSNEGETDKFSVKLAFASPYLFNGARIDFVLRYETADGEFWANNSGRNYSVTLLQSFEDDTILTTTEDTTELRGILKPPRYRADIGFDDSDDREEDDLSSTKCEAAENQASSAQPVTVQPEIDIETAKNSSISPEFTRTSSTAGCPQFTLDTPPGEPLALESMSSNSLPQTEESGLQPSTLSVPQSRSTQQFSEPQDQFYNVGPSLPLPLRSVLVHHYDHPETSKDEFEDSSKPDQSLHPQKDYFHSDMLAQVPFELGQPSLAGLPDMPQIQEEGMQNVKDRTDVKEKDDILTDVPEEPSRNAEEDKTGTYFHMLEEAKQLLASNEVNNAVKDLEECNLSEGSQPPLEEGILEQKLELVSSVPVETTKTTEVESTKMDEEETDGLVPSHLGPTRKDKESQSFLIHPVFNKPETIQHQQEEGLVLDPSMLASVLPDDPHLDNQTVSMCIPEHPVSKPEKPELISISETLPTAFNLQPSTVNSSEDELIFEGGEPSTAPYQTCEDPGTLHTLPRHGTKLSQISKDATLETCLVVPATFFTVVICLAVGIQEPSFFLWVGLFLFLVYK, encoded by the exons ATGGCGCAGGAGAATAATAGTCATTTCCTAACTATCCCCTCACAAGAGGATCTTTTCAGGACTGTGAGGCCAGAGCGTTTCGAAGACAACAGtaatgatgaggatgaggaagaaaCGGAGGAAGACGTCAGGCTAATACCGAGGTCTTCTCCTATTCCCAGAAAGCGAGGCACTTCGATTGCGGATGAAACCGCCGAGTACATGCGAATTCGCCTGGCGTTACCGACCAGAAGCGTGTCGTTTGCAGACAGTTCGGGAGCCGAGCTGGTCGATGTCAGATTGTTTGTCCCGTTTGATTCAGATGACGAGGACGATGCAAGATGGGAGGAAGAGAAGGCGCGGTACCGAAAAGCCTACCGTGAGCCCACTTACCGTGTGTGGCCGGAGTTCCAGCCGCTCACCGGAGCAGAGCTCGTGCACGCTGTCCACAGCAACAAGCTGGAAGTGGAGAGCGTGACATCTGTGCCAGACGAGCCTCTGTCATTCGAGGTGCTTATTCGTGTGctcaacatttcttttaaaaaatcagtttatGCCCGGTCCACGATGGATGGTTGGATCAGTCACTTTGATTACCCAGCCGAGTACGTCCAGGGCTCAAACGAAGGCGAAACGGACAAGTTCTCCGTGAAACTGGCCTTCGCTTCACCGTATCTGTTCAACGGAGCGCGGATTGATTTTGTTTTGCGCTATGAGACGGCAGATGGAGAGTTTTGGGCAAACAACTCAGGCAGGAATTACTCGGTTACTCTCTTACAGTCATTTGAAGACGACACAATCCTGACCACCACAGAGGACACAACAGAGCTGAGAGGGATCCTGAAACCTCCCAGATACAG AGCTGACATTGGTTTTGACGACTCTGATGACAGAGAAGAAGATG ATCTGAGCAGCACTAAGTGTGAAGCAGCAGAGAATCAAGCGTCTTCTGCACAGCCGGTTACAGTCCAGCCAGAGATCGACATCGAG ACTGCCAAGAATTCGTCCATTTCTCCAGAATTCACCAGAACCTCCTCCACAGCTGGATGTCCTCAGTTCACTTTAGATACTCCCCCTGGAGAACCACTTGCACTAGAATCAATGTCATCCAATAGTTTACCACAAACAGAAGAGTCTGGACTTCAGCCGTCAACTCTATCCGTCCCCCAGTCGCGTTCAACACAGCAGTTCTCTGAGCCACAAGATCAATTCTATAATGTTGGTCCTTCCTTGCCCCTTCCCCTTCGTTCAGTCCTCGTACACCATTATGATCACCCAGAGACATCCAAGGATGAATTTGAGGATTCAAGTAAACCTGACCAATCCCTTCATCCACAAAAGGATTATTTTCACAGTGATATGTTAGCGCAAGTGCCTTTCGAGTTAGGCCAACCATCACTGGCTGGGCTTCCAGACATGCCACAAATCCAGGAAGAAGGTATGCAGAATGTTAAGGATAGGACAGATGTTAAGGAAAAGGATGACATATTGACAGATGTGCCTGAAGAACCGAGTAGGAATGCAGAAGAAGATAAAACAGGGACTTACTTTCACATGTTGGAAGAAGCCAAGCAGCTTCTTGCATCAAATGAGGTAAACAATGCCGTTAAAGATCTGGAAGAGTGCAATTTATCAGAGGGATCACAGCCCCCCCTGGAGGAAGGAATTCTAGAACAGAAACTAGAACTTGTCTCTTCAGTCCCAGTCGAGACCACTAAGACAACTGAGGTGGAAAGTACCAAGATGGATGAGGAGGAAACAGATGGTTTGGTACCCTCTCATTTAGGTCCCACAAGAAAGGACAAAGAATCTCAAAGTTTTCTCATCCATCCAGTCTTTAATAAGCCAGAAACCATACAACATCAGCAAGAGGAAGGACTTGTCTTGGATCCCAGCATGTTGGCCTCAGTCCTCCCTGATGATCCACACCTTGATAACCAAACTGTTTCCATGTGTATTCCAGAGCATCCAGTGAGCAAACCAGAAAAGCCAGAGCTGATCAGCATTTCTGAAACATTACCAACAGCCTTCAATCTTCAACCTTCAACTGTTAACTCTTCAGAAGATGAATTAATTTTTGAGGGTGGTGAACCTTCTACTGCTCCATATCAGACATGTGAAGACCCTGGAACCCTGCACACACTGCCCAGACACGGCACTAAACTATCTCAAATATCAAAGGATGCGACTCTGGAGACATGTCTGGTGGTCCCTGCAACCTTCTTCACTGTTGTTATTTGCCTGGCTGTTGGGATTCAAGAGCCCAGCTTTTTTCTGTGGGTGGGATTATTCCTGTTTCTTGTCTATAAATAG
- the LOC113093937 gene encoding histone-lysine N-methyltransferase SUV39H1-like: MAENLKAQVCRVACIATEDQLEVICREQGVKCEELGINKQNLCDYEVEYLCDYKKKVITDGKRQTIQELYFVKWKGYPESSNTWEPRRNLKCIDLLHQFWEDLNSEMQRQKKRAAPRRLDPATVSHLIQRAKLRQTLKQWETHLNSLGTHKGHIYVRNQVDLEGPPKNFTYINDYKVGDGIMLNEVSVGCECTDCLDDPVEGCCAGASQHKFAYNELGQVRIRPGLPIYECNKRCRCGIDCPNRVVQRGIRYSLCIFRTDNGRGWGVKTMERIRKNTFVMEYVGEIITTEEADCRGHIYDKEGATYLFDLDYVDDEYTVDAAHYGNISHFVNHSCDPNLQVYNVFIENLDERLPRIAFFATRGIKAGEELTFDYKMKIDPVDAESTKMDCNFSLTGLPGSPKKRMRVECKCGVPTCRKYLF; encoded by the exons ATGGCGGAAAATTTGAAAG CTCAAGTTTGTAGGGTAGCCTGCATCGCTACTGAAGACCAGCTGGAGGTGATCTGTCGAGAGCAGGGGGTGAAGTGTGAAGAGCTGGGCATCAACAAGCAGAACCTGTGTGATTATGAGGTGGAATATCTCTGTGACTACAAAAAGAAAGTTATCACCGATGGGAAGAGACAAACAATACAG GAGTTATACTTCGTGAAATGGAAGGGGTACCCCGAATCCAGCAACACATGGGAACCACGGAGGAACCTGAAGTGCATAGATCTTCTCCACCAGTTCTGGGAGGACTTGAATTCAGAGATGCAGAGACAGAAGAAACGTGCTGCCCCTCGTCGCCTAGACCCTGCCACCGTGTCACATCTCATCCAACGGGCGAAACTCCGACAGACCCTTAAGCAGTGGGAGACACACCTCAACAGCCTGGGGACCCACAAGGGCCACATCTACGTTCGGAACCAGGTCGACCTGGAAGGCCCGCCTAAGAATTTCACCTACATAAATGACTATAAAGTCGGTGATGGGATCATGCTGAATGAGGTATCTGTGGGCTGTGAATGTACAGACTGCCTGGACGACCCTGTGGAGGGATGCTGTGCCGGAGCATCTCAGCACAAGTTTGCTTACAATGAGTTAGGCCAGGTCCGCATTCGGCCCGGGTTGCCCATTTACGAATGCAACAAGCGGTGCCGTTGCGGGATCGACTGCCCCAACAGAGTGGTTCAGAGAGGAATTCGGTATTCCCTCTGCATTTTTAGGACAGACAATGGAAGGGGATGGGGGGTAAAGACCATGGAGCGCATTCGGAAGAACACTTTCGTTATGGAGTATGTCGGGGAG ATCATTACAACAGAAGAAGCAGATTGCAGAGGTCACATATATGATAAAGAAGGTGCCACCTATCTTTTTGACCTGGATTATGTCGACGATGAGTACACCGTGGATGCTGCTCACTATGGAAACATCTCTCACTTTGTCAATCACAGT TGTGACCCCAACCTCCAGGTATATAATGTGTTTATTGAAAACCTGGATGAGCGGCTGCCGCGGATAGCATTCTTTGCCACGCGTGGGATAAAGGCAGGAGAGGAGCTCACATTCGACTACAAAATGAAAA TTGATCCAGTTGATGCCGAGAGCACGAAGATGGATTGCAATTTCAGTCTGACGGGACTCCCAGGCTCCCCTAAGAAGCGCATGCGCGTAGAGTGCAAATGTGGGGTACCAACATGTCGAAAGTACCTCTTTTAG
- the LOC113093951 gene encoding putative protein 2 isoform X1 — MSSTSTAQILRKAAVLLLFLVFIDVISFTYADKSFEDVRCKCICPPYRNISGHIYKKNVSQKDCNCLHVVEPMPVPGHDVEAYCLLCECKYEERSSNTIKVTIIIYLSVVGALLLYMLFLLLVDPLIRKHDPYTMPLQNEEDSEDVRPRVDGSQGRGNTVLERVEGAQQRWKKQVQEQRKTVFDRHKLLS, encoded by the exons ATGTCATCCACCAGCACTGCTCAAATTCTCCGGAAAGCAGCTGTCCTTCTGCTGTTTCTTGTTTTCATAGACGTGATTTCATTCACATATGCAGATAAA AGTTTTGAAGATGTGCGTTGCAAGTGTATCTGTCCACCCTACAGAAATATCAGCGGACATATCTACAAAAAGAACGTGTCCCAGAAAGACTG TAACTGTCTGCATGTGGTGGAGCCCATGCCAGTGCCTGGCCATGATGTGGAAGCCTACTGTCTGCTCTGTGAGTGCAAGTATGAAGAACGAAGCAGCAACACCATTAAG GTGACCATTATAATCTACCTGTCAGTGGTTGGAGCTCTCCTGCTGTACATGCTGTTTCTGCTTCTAGTTGATCCTCTGATCCGCAAACATGATCCGTACACCATGCCACTGCAGAACGAGGAGGATTCTGAG GATGTGAGGCCGCGTGTGGATGGTTCACAAGGTCGTGGGAACACTGTTCTGGAGAGGGTAGAGGGAGCTCAGCAGCGCTGGAAGAAACAGGTCCAGGAGCAGCGCAAGACTGTGTTTGACCGCCACAAGCTGCTCAGCTAA
- the LOC113093951 gene encoding putative protein 2 isoform X2: protein MPVPGHDVEAYCLLCECKYEERSSNTIKVTIIIYLSVVGALLLYMLFLLLVDPLIRKHDPYTMPLQNEEDSEDVRPRVDGSQGRGNTVLERVEGAQQRWKKQVQEQRKTVFDRHKLLS from the exons ATGCCAGTGCCTGGCCATGATGTGGAAGCCTACTGTCTGCTCTGTGAGTGCAAGTATGAAGAACGAAGCAGCAACACCATTAAG GTGACCATTATAATCTACCTGTCAGTGGTTGGAGCTCTCCTGCTGTACATGCTGTTTCTGCTTCTAGTTGATCCTCTGATCCGCAAACATGATCCGTACACCATGCCACTGCAGAACGAGGAGGATTCTGAG GATGTGAGGCCGCGTGTGGATGGTTCACAAGGTCGTGGGAACACTGTTCTGGAGAGGGTAGAGGGAGCTCAGCAGCGCTGGAAGAAACAGGTCCAGGAGCAGCGCAAGACTGTGTTTGACCGCCACAAGCTGCTCAGCTAA